A genomic window from Phyllopteryx taeniolatus isolate TA_2022b chromosome 2, UOR_Ptae_1.2, whole genome shotgun sequence includes:
- the LOC133466257 gene encoding tetraspanin-18B-like isoform X5: MEGDCLSCMKYLMFIFNFLIFLGGSFMLSIGVWVLVDPLGFREIVAANPLLFTGVYFILAIGAMLFLLGFLGCCGPIRENKCLLLFFFIIILLIFLAELAAAILAFFFREHLTREYFTRELKHHYQGYNTTEVFTSTWNTIMTIFDCCGVSGPEDFDVGLFRLLNPHKMTPDACCQGSSYQGHMAHVSMLQCVSGNPAFQNNKLFTMVFALCLFRGIQ; the protein is encoded by the exons ATGGAGGGTGACTGCCTCAGCTGTATGAAGTACCTGATGTTCATCTTCAACTTCCTCATCTTT CTAGGAGGCTCATTCATGCTCAGTATTGGTGTTTGGGTGCTGGTGGACCCGTTGGGCTTCAGAGAGATCGTGGCGGCCAACCCCCTGCTGTTCACCGGGGTCTACTTCATTTTGGCCATTGGAGCAATGCTGTTTCTGCTCGGCTTCCTGGGCTGCTGTGGGCCCATCCGCGAGAACAAATGTCTGCTACTTTTT TTCTTCATAATCATTCTTTTAATCTTCCTGGCTGAGCTGGCAGCTGCCATCCTGGCTTTCTTCTTCAGGGAGCAT TTAACCAGAGAGTATTTCACACGGGAGCTAAAACACCACTATCAAGGTTATAACACCACTGAAGTCTTCACCTCTACATGGAACACCATCATGACCATA TTTGACTGTTGTGGTGTCAGTGGCCCTGAGGACTTCGATGTGGGTCTCTTCAGGCTCCTCAACCCCCACAAGATGACCCCTGATGCTTGTTGCCAGGGGAGCAGCTACCAAGGACACATGGCGCATGTCAGCATGTTGCAGTGTGTCAGTGGAAACCCTGCCTTTCAGAACAACAAG
- the LOC133466257 gene encoding tetraspanin-18B-like isoform X4, whose product MEGDCLSCMKYLMFIFNFLIFLGGSFMLSIGVWVLVDPLGFREIVAANPLLFTGVYFILAIGAMLFLLGFLGCCGPIRENKCLLLFFFIIILLIFLAELAAAILAFFFREHLTREYFTRELKHHYQGYNTTEVFTSTWNTIMTIFDCCGVSGPEDFDVGLFRLLNPHKMTPDACCQGSSYQGHMAHVSMLQCVSGNPAFQNNKGCYSAMMDYFEMYIYTAGVLTIVVLTIELFTMVFALCLFRGIQ is encoded by the exons ATGGAGGGTGACTGCCTCAGCTGTATGAAGTACCTGATGTTCATCTTCAACTTCCTCATCTTT CTAGGAGGCTCATTCATGCTCAGTATTGGTGTTTGGGTGCTGGTGGACCCGTTGGGCTTCAGAGAGATCGTGGCGGCCAACCCCCTGCTGTTCACCGGGGTCTACTTCATTTTGGCCATTGGAGCAATGCTGTTTCTGCTCGGCTTCCTGGGCTGCTGTGGGCCCATCCGCGAGAACAAATGTCTGCTACTTTTT TTCTTCATAATCATTCTTTTAATCTTCCTGGCTGAGCTGGCAGCTGCCATCCTGGCTTTCTTCTTCAGGGAGCAT TTAACCAGAGAGTATTTCACACGGGAGCTAAAACACCACTATCAAGGTTATAACACCACTGAAGTCTTCACCTCTACATGGAACACCATCATGACCATA TTTGACTGTTGTGGTGTCAGTGGCCCTGAGGACTTCGATGTGGGTCTCTTCAGGCTCCTCAACCCCCACAAGATGACCCCTGATGCTTGTTGCCAGGGGAGCAGCTACCAAGGACACATGGCGCATGTCAGCATGTTGCAGTGTGTCAGTGGAAACCCTGCCTTTCAGAACAACAAG GGTTGTTACTCTGCAATGATGGATTACTTTGAGATGTACATTTACACAGCAGGAGTGCTCACCATTGTGGTGCTGACAATTGAG